A section of the Citrus sinensis cultivar Valencia sweet orange chromosome 8, DVS_A1.0, whole genome shotgun sequence genome encodes:
- the LOC102616055 gene encoding E3 UFM1-protein ligase 1 homolog — MDDELLQLQKQFEYAQQAKSSIRLSERNVVELVQKLHELHIIDFDLLHTVSGKEYITPEQLRHEILTEIKKVGRVSLIDLADITGVDLYHVEKQAEQVVSGDPGLTLIQGEIISQSYWDSVAEEINERLQECSQLALAELAAQLQISSELVTSVLEPRLGTMVKGRLEGGQLYTPAYVARVGAMVRGAARGITVPINLSALWSTLQKLLLEMDGATGVAVEGSFFQSLFNGLVKEGEVLGSVRAGAHWTPTVFAIAQRECIDSFFSQNSFISYDALHKLGISQPVQFLQSRYPEGKHLVTVFVHPAMIEILDAATEDAVERGSWIDSLSVLPASFGSQDASKILSLCPSVQSALKANKALILGESYVFSNGFVKDVYDRVEKEVESFGLSGSSGIMPSDDSYLIKEAKVGQDTNRSSEASETSSESGHKNVLEKGPKKKRGKSGGNVKSGATESGADDTEYIPTKSKKNQKRGKDTPPSQVSDSKPGAKKDGGKLQEGNLNVPSEEWVIQKIMMLNPDFEEQGIDDPKTILRPLASYMRPMLINYLKEKRKALFTENAEKMKLLLDNLQKKLDESFLNMQLYEKALDLFEDDQSTSVLMHRHLLRTTAAALVDTLFLNLDMHNKLKNGIEVQELQNSGSVSLSSTERTAFAKSFPGPLSKRALAVIEALEGKQVETFMSAFKELAEESGLLLKKLDKKLERTLLHSYRKDLTSQVSAETDPVSLLAKVVSLLYVQVHNKALQAPGRAISVAVSRLKDKMDDSAYKVLTDYQTATVTLLALMSAATGDEQDCSSDRILSKREHLENLMPALKGLVLGSSQS, encoded by the exons ATGGACGACGAATTGCTGCAACTGCAAAAACAATTCGAGTACGCGCAGCAAGCGAAATCGAGCATACGATTGTCGGAACGAAACGTCGTCGAATTGGTCCAAAAGCTTCATGAGCTTCACATCATCGATTTCGACCTTCTCCACACCGTCTCCGGCAAAGAATACATCACTcct GAGCAACTGAGGCACGAGATACTGACAGAAATCAAGAAAGTAGGGCGTGTTTCGTTGATTGACCTTGCGGACATTACCGGTGTTGATTTGTACCATGTTGAGAAGCAAGCAGAACAAGTAGTTTCTGGTGATCCAGGGCTTACGTTGATTCAAGGAGAAATAATTTCTCAATCATATTGGGACTCTGTTGCtgaagaaattaatgaaaggCTTCAAGAGTGTAGTCAGCTTGCTTTAGCAGAACTGGCTGCACAGTTGCAGATCAGCTCTGAGTTGGTTACGTCTGTGCTGGAGCCCCGTCTTGGGACAATG GTGAAAGGTAGGCTTGAAGGTGGGCAGTTATATACCCCAGCTTATGTTGCTCGTGTTGGTGCGATGGTTCGTGGTGCTGCAAGAGGAATCACGGTTCCAATAAATTTGTCTGCATTGTGGAGCACTTTACAGAAGCTTTTGCTAGAAATGGATGGAGCAACTGGTGTGGCTGTTGAAGGTTCATTTTTCCAATCCTTGTTTAATGGGCTGGTCAAGGAAGGCGAGGTCCTTGGATCAGTTCGTGCTGGAGCTCATTGGACTCCAACT GTCTTTGCTATTGCTCAAAGGGAATGTAttgattctttcttttcacaG AATTCTTTTATCAGCTATGACGCCCTGCACAAACTTGGAATTTCCCAGCCTGTTCAGTTCTTGCAg TCCAGATATCCTGAAGGTAAACATTTAGTTACTGTATTTGTTCACCCCGCAATGATCGAGATATTGGATGCTGCTACCGAGGATGCTGTGGAGCGTGGTAGCTG GATTGATTCTCTTTCTGTATTACCTGCATCCTTTGGTAGTCAAGATGCTTCTAAGATTCTGTCACTTTGTCCATCTGTTCAGTCGGCCCTCAAG gCTAACAAAGCACTCATCCTGGGTGAATCCTATGTATTTAGCAATGGTTTTGTCAAG GATGTTTATGATCGTGTGGAAAAAGAAGTGGAATCTTTTGGTCTTTCAGGTTCCTCGGGTATCATGCCAAGTGATGATTCATACTTGATCAAGGAAGCCAAAGTTGGACAGGATACAAACAGGTCTAGTGAGGCAAGTGAGACTAGTTCTGAGAGTGGTCATAAGAATGTCTTGGAGAAAGggccaaagaagaaaagggGAAAATCTGGTGGCAATGTAAAGTCAGGTGCAACTGAAAGTGGTGCAGATGACACGGAATATATTCCTACAAAGTCCAAGAAAAACCAGAAGAGAGGCAAGGATACTCCTCCATCACAAGTGTCCGATTCTAAACCAGGTGCCAAGAAAGATGGTGGTAAATTGCAAGAGGGCAATCTTAATGTTCCTTCAGAAGAGTGGGTAATTCAAAAGATTATGATGCTGAATCCTGATTTTGAAGAACAAG GTATAGATGATCCCAAGACAATTCTAAGGCCTTTAGCCAGTTATATGAGACCTATGCTAATCAATTATTTGAAGGAGAAAAGAAAGGCATTGTTCACCGAAAATGCAGAGAAAATGAAGCTTCTGCTTGATAATTTGCAAAAGAAACTTGATGAG tcttttttaaatatgcaGCTCTATGAAAAAGCATTAGATTTGTTTGAAGATGACCAATCAACTTCA GTTTTAATGCATAGGCACCTGTTGAGAACAACAGCTGCTGCTCTTGTGGATACATTATTTCTTAACTTG GACATGCACAACAAATTGAAGAATGGAATTGAAGTTCAGGAATTGCAAAACTCAGGCTCTGTTTCGCTAAGCTCAACGGAAAGAACTGCTTTT GCCAAGAGTTTCCCTGGACCACTTTCAAAGAGGGCTCTTGCTGTCATTGAAGCTTTGGAAGGGAAG CAAGTGGAAACATTTATGAGTGCATTTAAAGAGTTAGCAGAGGAGAG TGGGTTGCTCTTGAAAAAGCTTGACAAGAAATTGGAAAGAACTCTTTTGCATTCATATCGCAAG GATTTGACGTCTCAAGTTTCTGCTGAAACCGACCCAGTTTCACTTTTGGCGAAAGTTGTGTCCCTACTTTATGTGCAG GTTCACAATAAAGCTCTTCAAGCCCCTGGAAGGGCCATTTCAGTTGCTGTTTCTCGATTGAAG GATAAAATGGATGATTCGGCATATAAGGTCTTGACAGATTACCAAACTGCAACGGTGACCCTTTTAGCACTTATGTCAGCAGCTACTGGTGAT GAGCAAGATTGTTCATCTGATAGAATCTTGAGTAAAAGAGAGCATCTGGAGAACCTAATGCCGGCTTTGAAAGGATTGGTTTTGGGGTCTTCACAATCTTGA
- the LOC107178338 gene encoding probable LRR receptor-like serine/threonine-protein kinase At1g05700: MEPLKKLFQMLLLLSAAFFIGSSNRCVHGSDSDSDGFSELFIDCGASGETTISFNGVDTHWYEDKDFINTGKNFILTPTEVVNPMNSLRFFPSDNKSCYKLPLQPFNGKFLFRAGFFYGNYDGLSRPSSFKLEIDGNLWANVTTSMIQDQPVYHELIYRTASEKTTVCLVRTTDNGVAFISSLQATYMPGDMYTLMQNKTALYLQSRINFGANKTVE, encoded by the exons ATGGAGCCCCTGaagaaattgtttcaaatgctGTTGCTTCTATCCGCTGCATTCTTCATAGGATCTTCAAATCGTTGCG TACACGGCAGCGACAGCGACAGCGACGGTTTCAGTGAGTTGTTCATTGACTGTGGAGCATCAGGAGAAACAACAATAAGCTTTAATGGCGTCGATACACATTGGTACGAAGACAAAGACTTCATAAATACTGGGAAAAATTTTATCCTCACTCCAACTGAAGTCGTCAATCCAATGAATAGCTTACGATTTTTTCCCAGTGACAACAAAAGCTGCTACAAATTGCCATTACAACCTTTTAACGGAAAGTTTCTATTTCGAGCCGGGTTCTTTTATGGTAACTATGATGGCCTATCTAGGCCGTCGAGTTTCAAATTGGAGATTGATGGCAATTTATGGGCAAACGTGACAACTTCTATGATCCAAGACCAGCCAGTGTACCATGAACTGATTTACAGAACTGCAAGCGAAAAAACTACTGTGTGTTTAGTGCGTACTACCGATAATGGCGTTgcttttatttcttcactGCAAGCCACATACATGCCTGGAGATATGTACACATTGATGCAGAACAAAACTGCTTTGTACCTCCAAAGCAGGATCAACTTTGGCGCAAACAAAACTGTTGAGTAa
- the LOC102616337 gene encoding ankyrin repeat-containing protein At5g02620: MEEAPGGQPKKKMTKQLTGKRDDTALHSAARAGNLDEVKDILTGTEEAKLKELLPKQNQSGETALYVAAEYGHVDLVAEMIKCYDLADAGIKARNGFDAFHIAAKEGHLEVLKVLLAVYPELAMTVDLTNTTALHTAAMQGHVEVLNFLIEAESSLITISRSNGKTALHSAARNGRLEVLKTLLAADSVIAIRTDKKGQTALHMAVKGQNIEVVQELIKAEPASVNMVDTKGNSPLHIATRKGREQIVRLLLANSETNLNGVNRTGETALDTAEKTGHSNLAALLREHGVESAKNMKPQNNPARELKQTVSDIKHEVHYQLEHTRQTRRRVHGIAKRLHKMHAEGLNNAINSTTVVAVLIATIAFAAIFQVPGQFVDKPEEAVDGVALGEAHVSQKPAFIIFFVFDSIALFISLAVVVVQTSVVVIESKAKRQLMAVINKLMWLACVLISVAYLAMSFIVVGKREKWMAVAVTIVGAVIMAATLGTMIYWVIRHRIEDSNMRSIRKSSMGSRSKSGSINMMSDTEVLNNDYKKLYAI; the protein is encoded by the exons atggAGGAAGCACCGGGTGGACAGCCTAAGAAAAAGATGACTAAACAGTTAACTGGAAAACGCGATGATACCGCCTTGCATTCTGCTGCAAGGGCTGGAAATCTTGATGAGGTGAAAGATATTCTAACTGGTACTGAAGAGGCTAAATTGAAGGAATTATTGCCGAAACAAAACCAATCTGGTGAAACAGCTCTGTATGTTGCCGCGGAATATGGTCATGTGGATTTGGTCGCAGAGATGATCAAGTGTTATGATCTTGCTGATGCTGGCATCAAAGCTAGAAATGGCTTTGATGCATTCCACATTGCTGCCAAAGAAGGGCATTTGG AGGTATTGAAAGTACTACTGGCGGTGTATCCAGAATTGGCTATGACAGTAGATTTAACTAACACCACGGCTTTGCATACGGCTGCGATGCAAGGGCATGTAGAGGTGCTGAACTTTTTGATAGAAGCAGAAAGTAGCCTAATAACAATATCTAGAAGTAATGGGAAAACTGCCCTGCATTCCGCCGCGAGGAATGGCCGTTTGGAGGTCTTGAAGACACTTTTAGCAGCAGATTCTGTGATTGCAATCCGAACTGATAAAAAAGGCCAAACGGCACTTCACATGGCGGTGAAGGGACAAAACATTGAGGTGGTACAGGAGCTGATTAAGGCAGAACCGGCATCTGTAAACATGGTAGATACCAAAGGCAATTCACCATTGCATATAGCAACCAGAAAGGGTAGAGAACAG ATTGTTAGGTTGCTACTGGCAAATAGTGAAACTAACCTAAATGGAGTTAACAGGACTGGTGAAACTGCCCTTGACACGGCTGAGAAAACAGGGCACAGCAACCTTGCGGCCCTCCTGCGCGAACATGGGGTTGAAAGTGCCAAAAACATGAAACCCCAAAACAACCCAGCTCGTGAGTTGAAACAAACTGTAAGTGATATAAAGCATGAAGTGCACTACCAACTAGAACACACCCGACAGACGAGAAGACGCGTGCACGGCATTGCAAAACGCCTCCACAAAATGCATGCTGAAGGTCTGAACAACGCGATCAACTCCACAACTGTCGTTGCTGTCCTTATAGCTACGATTGCATTTGCAGCCATTTTCCAAGTCCCTGGCCAGTTTGTTGATAAACCAGAAGAAGCTGTTGATGGCGTCGCGCTTGGCGAAGCCCATGTTTCTCAAAAACCTGCCTTTATAATCTTTTTCGTCTTTGATTCTATTGCCCTCTTCATTTCTTTGGCGGTTGTTGTTGTGCAAACTTCAGTTGTGGTCATAGAAAGCAAGGCAAAGAGGCAATTGATGGCAGTTATTAACAAGTTGATGTGGCTGGCCTGTGTGCTTATCTCAGTAGCATACTTGGCGATGTCATTCATCGTGGTGGGCAAGCGCGAGAAGTGGATGGCCGTTGCAGTTACAATCGTAGGAGCTGTAATAATGGCTGCTACTTTGGGTACTATGATTTACTGGGTAATTAGGCACCGGATTGAGGACTCAAACATGAGAAGCATACGAAAATCATCCATGGGCAGCAGGTCGAAGTCCGGGTCAATAAACATGATGTCAGATACCGAGGTCCTAAACAATGACTATAAGAAATTGTATGCAATTTAA